GGAGGTGACGGAGGAGATCCGCCAGCTCGTGGCCGACATGTTCGAGACGATGGATGCCGCCCCCGGTGTCGGTCTGGCCGCGCCACAGGTCGGCGTGGGGCTCCGCATCTACACGTACACGTACGAGGACGACGAGGGTCGTCCCTGGCGCGGGGTGATCATCAATCCCGATCTCTGGATGCGCCCCCTCGAACCCGGCGCACCCGACCCCGACGAGGAGTCGGAGGGATGCCTGTCCTTCCCCGGTGAGCGTTTCGCGCTGCGGCGGTCCGAGTGGGTACGGGTGACGGGGACCGACCTCGACGGCGCGCCTGTGCAGCTCGAGGTGGACGGCTGGCGCGCGCGGATCATGCAGCACGAGTTCGATCACCTCGACGGCATCCTCTACATCGACCGCCTGGACGACTCCGACTGGAAGACGGTACAGAAGATCGCCCGGAAGCGCGGCTGGGGCCGGCCCGGTCAGGCGTGGACACCCGGCATCGACGACCTCGACGCCTGAGCGACCTCGACGCCTGAGCGACCTTAACGCCTGAGCGATCAGGGGGCGTCGTCGCCCGCGCTCCGGCATGGTGGCAAAGAAGAACGGCTCCGGGGTGGAGCCCGGAGCCGTTGCGCTCCCCGGCTTGGACTCGAACCAAGAACCTATCGGTTAACAGCCGATTGCTCTGCCAATTGAGCTACCGAGGATCAGCCCCCCTCGCGGCGGGCAACCTGACTATCGTAGCAAAGCCGAGAGGGTGGTCGTGCACACGATCGGCGGTCGAATCACGTCACGATTCGCGATCCGCCGTCCGGCGTCCAGAGCAGTCCGTCCGCCCCGTGACCGTACGCGACGGTGTGCCCGCCGCGCAGCACGAGCACGTCGGCATCCAGTTCCTCCACCGCGACCGGATCGTTCGTGACCACCAGGAGCGCCATCCCGCGCTCCGCACGCCGACGCTGCAGCGCGTCGCGTGCCGCTCGACGTACCTCGAGGTCGAGGTTCGCGTACGGCTCGTCACCGACGAACACCTTCGGGTCGAGCACGAGGGCCTGGGCGAACGCCACGCGCTGACGCATGCCCGCGCTCAGTTCATACGGGTACTTCGCTGCGGCGCCCAGCGGAAGCTCGAGCTCGTCCAGCAGAGCGGCGACGCGGACGGCGAGGGCGCGTTGGTTCACGCGCCGATCGCGCGACGTGATCGGCGCGGCGATGAGTTCGGACACCGTGAGGCGAGCCGGTAAGGCCGCGCCGGCACCCTGGGGAAGATATCCCGTGAGATAGCGGCGCATCCGCAGCGTACGCCCACGTTTACGCACGGAGAGGCCGTGAACGCGTGCCTCTCCCCCATCCACGCTCACCGAGGGGTCTTCGACACCGGCCAAGACGGCAGCGAGGCTCGACTTTCCCGACCCGGTGGGGCCCATGACGGCCAGAGCGCCGCCTCGGTCGACAGTGAAGGAAACACCGTCCACGACGCGGCCGACATCACTTCCGCGGGCGATGGACAGGTCGCTGACATCGAGGGCGACAGCGGCGTCGGCGCGGGGGGACATGCGTCTCATCCTGCCTCACGGTGCGCCGCCGCGGTACCGGCGGTTCGTTCAGCCGAGCTCGGCGAGCTCCCTGCGACGCGCGTCGAGCTCCCGCATCGACACCCGCACGGCCCGGCCCTCTTCCGAATCGGGAGCGACCCGCTGGATGGCGCCGAGCAGTTCCCGCTTCTGCTGATCGATCGCGCGCACGCGCAAGCGTCGGCACAGCGCCAACGCGGATGCCGCGGCCTCCGCCTCGGTCAGGGCGGGGAAGGGCGCGGTGAGCAGTTCGACGGCGAGCGACCGGAAGGGCTCTCGAACCGACTCGGCCGCCGTCGACGCCCAGCCGATGCGCGTGCGATCGGGCTGCGCGGCGATGGTCTGTCGCACCGCGTCGAGCGCGGTGTGCTGCATCGGCAGCACCAGGGCGGCATCCACTTCATCCGGCGCGAGAACATGCCCGTACTGAAGGATGCCCATGAGCGCGTCGCGCTCGATGGCGACGTCTGCGGTGCGCGGCAGCGACGCGATCGTCACCCTCGCCGTGCTCGGTGCGGGCGCAGCTACGCCGGCATGCTCAGACGGTGACGAGGTCTGGGCGTCACGCTCCCGCGCCGCCGCGCGAGCCACAGCGCGGCGGACCTCGGAGAGCTCCTCGCCGAGACGCTTCGACAGGAGGTGCTCGTAGCGTGTGCGGATGCCGCCGTCTTTGATGTCCGCGACGATGGGAGCGGTCGAGCGCAGCGCCGCAAAGCGCCCCTCCACCGAGCCCAGGTCGTGTTCGGCGATGCGGCGATCAATGACGAACTCGAACAGGGGCGACTTCAGCTCGACCATGCCGCGGACGGCGGCATCGCCGCGCTCGAGACGCAGGTCGCACGGGTCGAGTCCTTCGGGACCGACGGCGACGTAGCTGCGCAGCGAAGAGCCTCGAGCCTCCGCGAATGCGCGTACCGCCGCCTTCTGCCCTGCCGCATCGGGGTCGAACGTGAAGACGATCTCACCCGCGGCATCGCTCCCGACGACGCGCCCGACAACGCCCATGTGGTCGGACCCGAAGGCCGTTCCACAGGTCGCGATCGCGGTCGTGATGCCCGCGAGGTGGCACGCCATGACATCGGTGTACCCCTCGACGACGACGACTCTGTGGTCGCGACTGATCGACTTCTTCGCGAGGTCGAGCCCGTAGAGCACCTGCGACTTCTTGTAGATCGCCGTTTCGGGCGTGTTCAGGTACTTGGGACCCTGGTCATCGTCGTACAGGCGCCGGGCGCCGAATCCGATGGTCTGTCCGGTGATGTCGCGGATCGGCCAGATGACGCGCCCGCGGAAGCGGTCGTAGACGCCGCGTTGGCCCTGGGAGACGAGTCCGGCCGCGGAAAGTTCCTCATCGGAGAACTTCTGCGCCCGCAGCGCGTCGCGCAGCGCGTTCCAGCCCTTCGGGGCATAGCCGATGCCGAAGTGCGCTGCTGCTCCCGCGTCGAAACCGCGCTCCCCCAGAAAGCGGCGCGCGGCTTCGGCCTCGGGGGTGGCGAGCTGCGCCCGGAACCACTCGGCGGCGGCAGTGTTGGCGGCGTAGAGCCGCGTGCGTCCGCTCGTCTCCGGGGCGGCGCCACCGTCCTCGTAATGCAGCGTGAAGCCGATGCGGGCGGCGAGCTTCTCGACCGCCTCGGTGAAGGTGAGGTGGTCGAGCGCGCGCAGGAACGAGTACACGTCGCCGGACTCGCCACAGCCGAAGCAGTGGTAGTAACCGACCTGCGGTCGCACGTTGAAGCTCGGGCTCTTCTCGTCATGGAAGGGACACAGCCCCTTCAGAGAGCCCACGCCGGCCGACTTGAGTGCGACTCGCTCCCCGACGATGTCGGCGATGTTGGTACGCGCCTTTACCTCGTCGACGTCGGCCTGTCGGATGCGCGCCATCAGAGCCCCTCGAGGGGTTCGGGGAGGGCGAAGCCGTGCGCGACGGTGGCCCGCCCGTCGGAGGACACCAGGCCGAGCTCGCGGAGGTCGACGGGGCCGATCAGCCGGGCGTGCCACTCGATCGCGAACCTGTCGGTCAGTGTCGCGACCTGATCGACCACGATGCGGCGCCGGGCGGCGTCGGAATCGGCGAGGAGGAACTCTTCCGCATGCACCCGGTCGAGGTGATCGGGATGCTCCCACAGCGCCGTCGCCAGCCGCTTCAGCACGCGACGTTGCTCCTTGTAGAGGCCCTTCCGCCCGTCGATCGACACCACGAAAGCTCCGAGCACGCCCTTCAGCACCGCCATCTCGACCTCGATGACGCGAGGCACGATCACACGGCCCTGGTAGCGGGTGAGGATCGGTTTGTCGAAGTGCTCCCTCGTGGCGGCGGTCGCTGCGCGGGCGAAGCGCCCGATCAGGTCGGAGGTGAGGTTCTTGAGCCCGGCGAGGGCAGAACGCGAGCCGTCGAAGCCGTTCAGCCACTCCGGGAGCTGCGTGAGACGGTAGAGCGCGTCGGCCAGCTCGTCGCGCGAGTACCCGTAACCGACCCACGACTGGATCGCCGTCAGGAGAGCCTCCCGCTCCCGCGCGTCGGCGAGTCGACGCGGATCGAGGTAGCCGTTGAGGATCGCGTCTTCGAGATCGTGCACCGAGTAGGCGATGTCGTCGGACAGGTCCATCACCTCGGCCTCGATGCATCGGGCACGCCCGGGCGCTCCCTGCCGCATCCACTGGAACACGTCTTCGTCCTCCGGGTACACGCCGAACTTCTGGCGGCCTCCGGGGTCGGGAACCCCGTGCTCGGATGTCCACGGATACTTGCACGCCGCGTCGAGGCTTGCGCGCGTGAGGTTCAACCCGAAGCTCGCTCCGCTCTCGTCGGTCACCTTCGGCTCGAGGCGGCTGAGGATCCGCAGCGTCTGGGCGTTCCCCTCGAAGCCGCCGATGTCGGAGGCCCACTCGTTGAGCGCACGCTCCCCGTTGTGTCCGAACGGCGGATGCCCGATGTCGTGGCTGAGACAGGCCGTGTCGACCACGTCCGGGGAGAGCTCCAGGGCGATCGCGAGCTCTCGCCCGACTTGAGCGACCTCGAGCGAGTGCGTCAGTCGATTGCGGGCGAAGTCGGCGGGACTCGCAGGGCTCAGCACCTGGGTCTTGGATGCCAGGCGCCGCAGCGCGGCGGAGTGGAGCACGCGCGCGCGGTCGCGAGCGAAGCTGTCGCGCTGCGAGCGGTGCTTCTCGGTGTGGAATCGCTCGGCGTCGTGATCGGTGTATCCCGACGGTCGGCCGGCCGCGACCGAGACGCTCGTTCCGACCCCCGCGCTCGGCGACGCGTCAGCCGCCACTGTGGTCGAGCTCCGCGTCGGCGATGGCGGACGTCTCCGCCGCATCGAGGTCTCGTGACTCCAGCCACCGATCCGGCAGGGTCGGCCGCTTCGGGGTACCCGCCCGCCCGCGCTGCCCCTCCGCGGCGGCGCCCGGGTACGGCGCCTGCAGGTCCAGCGTCGCGAGGATGTCGTCGATCTCGGTCAGGCTCGATGCGGTGGCGAGCATCGCACGCGTCTCTCCGCCCACGGGATAGCCCTTGAAGTACCAGGCGACGTGCTTGCGGATGTCGCGGCATCCGCGTCCCTCGTCCTCGAAGAATTCGACGAGGAGCTCTGCGTGGCGGCGGAATGCGCGCGCCACGAAGCCCAGCGTCGCATCGACCGGGGCGCCGGCCGCTGCGGTGGGGCCGCCGAGCTCCCGGGCCAGGTCGCCGAAGAGCCAGGGCCGCCCGAGGCATCCGCGCCCGACCACGACGCCGTCGCAGTCGGTCTCGGCCATCATCCGCGTGGCGTCCGCCGCCGACCAGATGTCACCGTTGCCGAGCACCGGGATGCTGGTCACCGCCTGCTTGAGCTGCGCGATCGCTTCCCAGTCGGCGGCGCCCGAGTAGAACTCTGCGGCAGTGCGTGCGTGGAGGGCGACGGCGGCGACGCCGGCGTCTTCGGCGATCCGCCCGGCGTCGAGGAAAGTGAGGTGGTCGCCGTCGATGCCCTTGCGCATCTTCACCGTGAGGGCGACGTCTCCGGCGGCTCGCGCAGCGCGCGTGACGATGTCGCGGAAGAGCCCGAGCTTCCACGGGAGGGCTGCTCCCCCGCCCTTGCGGGTGACCTTGGGGACGGGGCAGCCGAAGTTGAGGTCGATGTGGTCGGCGCGGTCCTCCTCCACGAGGAGTCGAACCGCCGCCTCGGTGGTCGCCGGGTCGACGCCGTAGAGCTGGATAGAGCGGGGGGTCTCCGACTCGTGGTGCGTGATGAGCCGCATGGTCGTCGCGTTGCGCTCGACGAGCGCGCGCGTCGTGATCATCTCGCTGACGTACAGGCCGGCACCGTATTCACGGCAGAGCCGTCGGAAGGCGGTGTTGGTGATGCCCGCCATCGGCGCGAGAACGACCGGCGCGTCCAGCGCGATGGGGCCGATGCGCAGGGCCGGTGCGGGGGCGAGAGTCGAAGACATCCTGTCCATTCTCCCAGACGCACGCGTGTCGTCGGCGGCAGGCGTGCGGACCCCGTGGAGAACGTGTGGTCCGGCCCCGACGGTGGGGGCCGGGACGACGTCGGGTGCACCCCGCAGGACGGCGTGCGCACACGCTCTACGCGGTCGGTGTCCGCTCCGACCAGACCTGACGAAGGATCTGCGTGAAGGCCTCCGCCGGCTGAGCACCCGAAACGCCGTACTTCCCGTCGATCACGAAGAACGGAACACCCTGGATGCCGTAGGCCTGCGCCTGCGCCTGATCGGCGCGCACGTCGGGCAGATATCGGTCCGACTCGAGCGCCTCGCGTGCGGCGTCCGCGTCGAGGCCGGCCTCCGCCGCCAACGTCACGAGATCGTCGATGCGGCCGACGTGGCGGCCCTCCGTGAAGTAGGCGGACATCAAGCGCTCGGCCACCTCGTGCTGCCGGCCCTCTGCCTTGGCGAAGTGGAGCAGCTCGTGGGCCTTCACGGTGTTGGTGTGCTGGAGCAGGTCGAAGCGGTAGGTCAGACCGGAGTTCGCGGCGATCCCTGTCACGTGCTCGTGCATCTGCGCTGCCTGCTCGCGCGAGATGCCCTTGTGCTCGGACAGGAAGTCGGCGATGTCGCCGTCGAAGTCGACGGGCGTGTCAGGGGAAAGCTCGAACGAGTGGTACACGACCTCGACATCCGGTGCGTCCGGGTCGGCGCTGGCTGCAGCGAGTCCCGTCTCCAGATTGCGCTTGCCGATGTAGCACCACGGGCAGGCGATGTCGCTCCACACGTCGATCTTGATTGCGTCCGTCACATCCGACACAACGCGCAGCGACGCGGGATCTATTCCGAAGCCGACTCGTCGCCGGTTGGAGCGTCGACGGCCCCGCCGAACCTGCGGTCGCGGGAAAGGTAGAGCCCGATGGCATCCCACAAGTCGGTCCGCGAGAAGTCCGGCCACAACCTGTCGAGGAAGACCATCTCGGCGTAGGCGGACTCCCAGAGGAGGAAGTTCGACGTGCGCTGTTCGCCGGAGGACCGGATGAACAGGTCGACGTCGGGCATGTCGGGCACATACAGGCGGCGGCGAATCGTCTTCTCGGTGATGGCTCCCGGTCGGAGGCGTCCGGCTGCGACGTCGTCGGCGATGGCGCGCATCGCATCGACGAGTTCGACGCGGCCGCCGTAGTTGACGCACATCGTCAGGGTGAGCGTGTCGTTGGCTTGCGTGAGCTGTTCGGCGAACTGCAGTTCCTTGATGACCGAACCCCACAGGCGCGGCTTCCGGCCGGCCCACCGCACACGTACGCCCCATTCGTTGAGCTGGTCTCGCCGTCGATGCAGGACATCGCGGTTGTAGCCCATCAGGAACCGCACCTCGTCGGGCGAACGACTCCAGTTCTCGGTGGAGAACGCGTACACGCTGAGATGCTTCACGCCCGCCTGCACGGCGCCGGCTACGACGTCGAGCAGCACCTCTTCGCCGGCCCGGTGGCCTTCGATGCGGGTGAGACCGCGTCGATTGGCCCAGCGGCCGTTGCCGTCCATGACGATCGCGACGTGATTCGGAACGCCGCCGCGCGGGAATGCGGGCGGTTGAAGCCCCGTCCAGTCGAGGGGGCGATAGGGCACCGCGTCGCGGTGAGTGTACGGCTTCGGGCTCACCGGGGTGCCTCCAGATGGGAGAGCGATCGGATGCCGCGCTCGAGATGCCACTGGGCGTATGCGGCGACGAGACCGGATGCCGCGGCGGTGGCGGCATCCGAGGCGTCATCGACCTCGTCCCACTCCCCCGACATGAGGGCTCGCAGCAGATCCCCCGTCTCGGGACGCAGGCGCGCGGAGCCGGCGGGCGCGCAGGATCCGCAGACCGTGCCGCCGAGTTGGGCGACGAACCAGTCCTGCGGCCCGACCGTGCCGCAACGGGCACACTCACTGAGCGAGGGCGCCCAGCCGGAGAGAGCCATCGCTCGGAGGAGATAGGAGTCGAGCACCGAGCGTGCCGCGTGCTCGCCGCGCGCGAGCGCGCGCAGGCCGCCCACGAGCAACAGGTACTGCTGCGCCGTCGCTTCGGCTTCGTTCAGTCGGTCGGCCGTTTCGACCATGGCGTGCGCAGCGGTGTACCGGTCGTAATGCGCCGCGATCGGTGCTCCGTACGCGCCGATCGATGAGGCCTGCTGCACGATGTCGAGCGTGCGCCCCTGGTAGAGCTGCACGTCGGCCACCATGAAGGGCTCCAACCGTGCGCCGAACCGCGAGGAGGTGCGGCGCACGCCCTTTGCGACAGCACGTACCTTCCCGTGACGGCGGCTCAGCAGCGTCACGATGCGATCGGCCTCGCCCAGTTTGTGGGTGCGCAGCACCACGACCTCATCGCGATAGGTGGGCACGTCGCTCCCCCTGTCGCCGTCGTGGTTCCGTCACTTCTCGATTATCTCCGCCACCGGGGACAATGGAGGCGTGACAGAGCCGCTGTTCGTGATCCCGCTGTGGGCCGATCTCCTCGCCGTCGGACTCGGCGGCGTGCAGGGAGCCCTCTTCGCCTCCGGATTCGTGGGCCAGCGCCGACTCGATCTCCTGGGCGTCGCGATCATCGGCATCGTGATGGGCATGGGCGGCGGCATCATCCGCGACCTGCTCCTGAACGTGGAGCTCGCCACCCTTCAGAGCAACTGGTACCTCATCACCGCGACCGCAGCCTCGCTCGCCGGCATGCTCCTGGCCAATCTCTTCCAACGACTGAACGGCGTGATCGTGGCCCTGGATGCCGTCGTCATCGGGTTGTTCGGAGCGTTCGGCACGACGAAGGCGCTCGCGCTCGGGCTTCCGCCCGTTCCCGCGGTCTTCGTGGGAGTGTGCGCGGCCGCGGGAGGCGGCATCCTGCGCGACGTCATCATGGGGTTGCCGGTCGCGATCATGCACGTCGGGTCGCTGTACGCGGTGGCCGCCGGTGTCGGTTGTGCCGTCCTGGCGGCCACGCACGCGCTCGGCGCGCCGCTGTTGGCGGCGGCCATCGTCTCGGTGGCGGTGACCACGGTGATCCGTGTGCTGGCGGTGATCTTCGACATCTCCCTCCCGGAGCAGCGCGCGCTGCACCGCCGGAAGGTGGCGCTGGAGACCAGCGCGATCCCGATCATCAAGCCCTGAGCGGGCGCGCCGAGTCGTCGACCCGGCGCTCCCGCGACGTCGGGTCAGACGGCGGCAAGCTCCCCGGAGCGCTCGCGGGTGCGGATGGCGCGGTTCACGCCCGACACGATCGCCTTGAGGCTGGCAGTGGAGATGTCGCCGTCGATGCCGACACCCCAGAGACGCTCGCCGTCGACCTGGAGCTCGACGTAGGCTGCGGCCTGCGCGTCGCCGCCCGCACTGAGCGTGTGCTCGACGTAGTCGTACAGCGTGATGTCGAAGCCCTGCGCGCGCACGACCTCGAGGAAGGCGGACACCGGTCCGTTGCCCACGCCGGTCGTGCTGATCTGCTCGTCGCCGTCACGCAGCGACACGTCGAGACTGACCTCGCCGGACATGTCGCTCTGCGTGCGAGTGGACAGCAGCTCGAAGCGTCCCCACTTCTCGTCGCTCACGACCGCCGGAAGGTACTCGTCGGTGAAGATCGCCCAGATCTGGTCGCTCGAAACTTCGCCGCCCTCGGCATCCGTCTTGGCCTGCACGACGCCGGAGAACTCGATCTGCAGCTTCCGCGGGAGGTCCAGGGAGTGGTCGGTCTTCAACAGATAGGCGACGCCGCCCTTGCCGGACTGCGAGTTCACCCGGATGACCGCCTCGTACGAACGGCCGAGGTCCTTCGGGTCGATCGGGAGGTACGGCACGGCCCAGTCGATCTCGTCGACGGACACTCCGGATGCCGCGGCGCGCGCGGCCATGGCCTCGAAGCCCTTCTTGATGGCGTCCTGGTGGGAGCCGCTGAACGCGGTGAAGACGAGGTCGCCCGCCCACGGGCTGCGCTCGTGCACCGGGAGCTGGTTGCAGTACTCGGCGGTGCGCTTGACGTGGTCGATGTCGCTGAAGTCGATCTCGGGATCGATTCCCTGCGTCAGCATGTTGATGCCCAGGGCGACGAGGTCGACATTCCCGGTGCGCTCACCGTTGCCGAACAGGCACCCCTCGATGCGATCGGCGCCGGCGAGGTAGCCGAGCTCCGCCGCGGCGATCGCCGTACCTCGATCGTTGTGGGGGTGGAGGGAGAGGATGACGTTCTCGCGGTGGTTCAGGTGACGACTCATCCACTCGATCGAGTCGGCGTAGACGTTCGGGGTCGCCATCTCGACCGTCGCCGGAAGATTGATGATCACCTTGCGATCCGGTGTCGGTTCGAAGACCTCCAGCACCTGATTGCAGATGTCGACGGCGAACTCCAACTCGGTGCCCGTGTACGACTCCGGCGAGTACTCGTAGTAGACCGCCGTCTCGGGGATGCGAGCCTCGAACTCCCGGCACAGCCGCGCGCCTTCGAGCGCGATGTCGATGACGCCCTGCCGGTCGGTGCGGAACACGACCTCCCGCTGGAGGATGCTCGTCGAGTTGTAGAGGTGGACGATCGCCTGCTTGGCGCCCGCGATGGCCTCGTAGGTGCGCTCGATCAGGTGGGCGCGGGCCTGCGTGAGGACCTGGATGGTCACGTCATCGGGGATCAGATCGTCCTCGATGAGCTGGCGCACGAAGTCGAAGTCGGTCTGGCTCGCACTCGGGAACCCGACCTCGATCTCCTTGTAGCCCATCTGCACGAGCAGATCGAACATGATCCGCTTGCGCTCGGGGCTCATCGGATCGATGAGGGCCTGATTGCCGTCTCGCAGATCGACGGCGCACCACCTCGGCGCCTTCTCGATTCGACGCGAGGGCCAGGTGCGGTCGGGCAGATCCACGCGGATCTGCTCGTGGAACGGACGATACTTCGCGGTCGGCATGCCGGACGGCTTCTGATGGTTCTTCATGATGGAGATCGCTTCTCTTCGCGGGATGGAAACGGGCCGACGACGATCTCCGCGACGAGGGAGGCCCTGCTACGAGGTCTCGTCGCGGCGGCTAAGAAGAAGGAGCCCACCGAAGCGCATGGTGACACGATACACCCGGTCGCCTCGCTCCGCGTCTCGCGATGGCAGACGCGGATGAGACGGTCGCGCGTGTGGCGACACTCCAGGGGTATGAATCGCCGCATCGTCGCTGCTCCCGCCGTCCTGCTCCTGGCCGCAGGCCTCGCCCTGACGGGATGCGCCTCCCCGTCACCGGCCGCGTCTTCGCCGGACGAGGCCCCGCGTCTGGGTGAGGTCTCCCCCGGCCTCCCCGACGGGCCGGTGATGGGTCAGGGAACGGTGCTCGAGGTGGGAGACGGCGCGGAACTGTGCCTCGGCCCCGTCGCCGAGTCCGCCCCACCGCAGTGCAGCGGCATCCCCCTCGTCGACTGGACCTGGGACGGCGTGGAGGGGGTCGAGGAGACCGGAGGGGTGCGGTGGGGCAGCTTCGCCGTGCAAGGCACGTACGACGGGAAGACGCTCACGGTTACGCAGCCGCCGATCATGCTCGCGCTGTACGACCCGATGCCGCTGGACGATCCCACCGGAGGCGAGCCCGGAGCGGGCGCGGAAGCCGACCTCCTGCGCATTCAGGACGAGCTCCCTGCTCGTCTGGGCGACGCCTACTTCGCGTCGTACCCCCAGGACGGCTGGCTCTTCGTGGACGTCCTGTGGGATGACGGCACCTGGCAGGACGCGGCGAACGGCGAGTACGGAGCCGACACGGTGATCATCCGGTCGGCGCTCCGCGAGATCGGCTGAGCCGCGTCAGAAGCCGAGCCGGCCGAGGTGCTTGGGATCGCGCTGCCATTCCTTCGCGACACGCACGTGCAGCTTCAGGAAGACCCGGGTTCCCACGAGCGGCTCGATCTGCTCCCGCGCGCGTGAGCCGACGTCGCGTAGCCGCGATCCACGGTGACCGATGATGATCGCCTTCTGACTGTCGCGCTCGACCACGACGTTCGCGTAGACATCGGTCATG
This genomic window from Candidatus Microbacterium phytovorans contains:
- the recO gene encoding DNA repair protein RecO, coding for MPTYRDEVVVLRTHKLGEADRIVTLLSRRHGKVRAVAKGVRRTSSRFGARLEPFMVADVQLYQGRTLDIVQQASSIGAYGAPIAAHYDRYTAAHAMVETADRLNEAEATAQQYLLLVGGLRALARGEHAARSVLDSYLLRAMALSGWAPSLSECARCGTVGPQDWFVAQLGGTVCGSCAPAGSARLRPETGDLLRALMSGEWDEVDDASDAATAAASGLVAAYAQWHLERGIRSLSHLEAPR
- the dnaG gene encoding DNA primase, with the translated sequence MARIRQADVDEVKARTNIADIVGERVALKSAGVGSLKGLCPFHDEKSPSFNVRPQVGYYHCFGCGESGDVYSFLRALDHLTFTEAVEKLAARIGFTLHYEDGGAAPETSGRTRLYAANTAAAEWFRAQLATPEAEAARRFLGERGFDAGAAAHFGIGYAPKGWNALRDALRAQKFSDEELSAAGLVSQGQRGVYDRFRGRVIWPIRDITGQTIGFGARRLYDDDQGPKYLNTPETAIYKKSQVLYGLDLAKKSISRDHRVVVVEGYTDVMACHLAGITTAIATCGTAFGSDHMGVVGRVVGSDAAGEIVFTFDPDAAGQKAAVRAFAEARGSSLRSYVAVGPEGLDPCDLRLERGDAAVRGMVELKSPLFEFVIDRRIAEHDLGSVEGRFAALRSTAPIVADIKDGGIRTRYEHLLSKRLGEELSEVRRAVARAAARERDAQTSSPSEHAGVAAPAPSTARVTIASLPRTADVAIERDALMGILQYGHVLAPDEVDAALVLPMQHTALDAVRQTIAAQPDRTRIGWASTAAESVREPFRSLAVELLTAPFPALTEAEAAASALALCRRLRVRAIDQQKRELLGAIQRVAPDSEEGRAVRVSMRELDARRRELAELG
- the def gene encoding peptide deformylase, whose amino-acid sequence is MAVLPIRIMGDPVLHAPAAAVEEVTEEIRQLVADMFETMDAAPGVGLAAPQVGVGLRIYTYTYEDDEGRPWRGVIINPDLWMRPLEPGAPDPDEESEGCLSFPGERFALRRSEWVRVTGTDLDGAPVQLEVDGWRARIMQHEFDHLDGILYIDRLDDSDWKTVQKIARKRGWGRPGQAWTPGIDDLDA
- a CDS encoding deoxyguanosinetriphosphate triphosphohydrolase, whose product is MAADASPSAGVGTSVSVAAGRPSGYTDHDAERFHTEKHRSQRDSFARDRARVLHSAALRRLASKTQVLSPASPADFARNRLTHSLEVAQVGRELAIALELSPDVVDTACLSHDIGHPPFGHNGERALNEWASDIGGFEGNAQTLRILSRLEPKVTDESGASFGLNLTRASLDAACKYPWTSEHGVPDPGGRQKFGVYPEDEDVFQWMRQGAPGRARCIEAEVMDLSDDIAYSVHDLEDAILNGYLDPRRLADAREREALLTAIQSWVGYGYSRDELADALYRLTQLPEWLNGFDGSRSALAGLKNLTSDLIGRFARAATAATREHFDKPILTRYQGRVIVPRVIEVEMAVLKGVLGAFVVSIDGRKGLYKEQRRVLKRLATALWEHPDHLDRVHAEEFLLADSDAARRRIVVDQVATLTDRFAIEWHARLIGPVDLRELGLVSSDGRATVAHGFALPEPLEGL
- the dusB gene encoding tRNA dihydrouridine synthase DusB, translating into MSSTLAPAPALRIGPIALDAPVVLAPMAGITNTAFRRLCREYGAGLYVSEMITTRALVERNATTMRLITHHESETPRSIQLYGVDPATTEAAVRLLVEEDRADHIDLNFGCPVPKVTRKGGGAALPWKLGLFRDIVTRAARAAGDVALTVKMRKGIDGDHLTFLDAGRIAEDAGVAAVALHARTAAEFYSGAADWEAIAQLKQAVTSIPVLGNGDIWSAADATRMMAETDCDGVVVGRGCLGRPWLFGDLARELGGPTAAAGAPVDATLGFVARAFRRHAELLVEFFEDEGRGCRDIRKHVAWYFKGYPVGGETRAMLATASSLTEIDDILATLDLQAPYPGAAAEGQRGRAGTPKRPTLPDRWLESRDLDAAETSAIADAELDHSGG
- a CDS encoding isoprenyl transferase, with protein sequence MSPKPYTHRDAVPYRPLDWTGLQPPAFPRGGVPNHVAIVMDGNGRWANRRGLTRIEGHRAGEEVLLDVVAGAVQAGVKHLSVYAFSTENWSRSPDEVRFLMGYNRDVLHRRRDQLNEWGVRVRWAGRKPRLWGSVIKELQFAEQLTQANDTLTLTMCVNYGGRVELVDAMRAIADDVAAGRLRPGAITEKTIRRRLYVPDMPDVDLFIRSSGEQRTSNFLLWESAYAEMVFLDRLWPDFSRTDLWDAIGLYLSRDRRFGGAVDAPTGDESASE
- a CDS encoding TRIC cation channel family protein; this encodes MTEPLFVIPLWADLLAVGLGGVQGALFASGFVGQRRLDLLGVAIIGIVMGMGGGIIRDLLLNVELATLQSNWYLITATAASLAGMLLANLFQRLNGVIVALDAVVIGLFGAFGTTKALALGLPPVPAVFVGVCAAAGGGILRDVIMGLPVAIMHVGSLYAVAAGVGCAVLAATHALGAPLLAAAIVSVAVTTVIRVLAVIFDISLPEQRALHRRKVALETSAIPIIKP
- a CDS encoding DsbA family oxidoreductase, producing MTDAIKIDVWSDIACPWCYIGKRNLETGLAAASADPDAPDVEVVYHSFELSPDTPVDFDGDIADFLSEHKGISREQAAQMHEHVTGIAANSGLTYRFDLLQHTNTVKAHELLHFAKAEGRQHEVAERLMSAYFTEGRHVGRIDDLVTLAAEAGLDADAAREALESDRYLPDVRADQAQAQAYGIQGVPFFVIDGKYGVSGAQPAEAFTQILRQVWSERTPTA
- a CDS encoding ATP-binding cassette domain-containing protein — translated: MRRMSPRADAAVALDVSDLSIARGSDVGRVVDGVSFTVDRGGALAVMGPTGSGKSSLAAVLAGVEDPSVSVDGGEARVHGLSVRKRGRTLRMRRYLTGYLPQGAGAALPARLTVSELIAAPITSRDRRVNQRALAVRVAALLDELELPLGAAAKYPYELSAGMRQRVAFAQALVLDPKVFVGDEPYANLDLEVRRAARDALQRRRAERGMALLVVTNDPVAVEELDADVLVLRGGHTVAYGHGADGLLWTPDGGSRIVT